One Panicum virgatum strain AP13 chromosome 3N, P.virgatum_v5, whole genome shotgun sequence DNA segment encodes these proteins:
- the LOC120664753 gene encoding uncharacterized protein LOC120664753: MENGEETFASPTAAAADFEFAANGGDRTPKLYDAADEIEALSAAKRDLEEQLESVSHQNRFLSSESRRLEALVSQAREEAAAFEQAAATNESEAAALRAEVERLQGLLDAEKAGHEEEVRRGAGLGDQLQTAYQEKVALEEEIEALKASATAAEKGKGEEEMDSAAPSAGTPKEVGLVPAELLAAAMAAGAGVTAFIAALLIQRKR; the protein is encoded by the coding sequence ATGGAGAACGGCGAGGAGACGTTTgcctcccccaccgccgccgccgcggacttCGAGTTCGCCGCCAACGGCGGGGACCGCACGCCCAAGCTCTACGACGCTGCGGACGAGATCGAGGCCCTCAGCGCGGCGAAGCGCGACCTGGAGGAGCAGCTCGAGTCCGTGAGCCACCAGAACCGCTTCCTGTCCTCCGAGTCCCGCCGCCTCGAGGCCCTCGTGTCCCAGGCCCGCGAAGAGGCCGCCGCCTTCgagcaggccgccgccaccaacgagagcgaggccgccgcgctccgcgccgAGGTCGAGCGCCTCCAGGGCCTCCTCGACGCCGAGAAGGCCGGCCACGAGGAGGAGGTGCGCAGGGGCGCGGGGCTTGGGGACCAGCTGCAGACCGCGTACCAGGAGAAGGTCGCCCTCGAGGAGGAGATCGAGGCACTGAAGgcttccgccaccgccgcagagAAGGGCAAGGGCGAGGAGGAGATGGACTCGGCTGCACCCTCGGCCGGGACGCCTAAGGAGGTGGGGCTGGTGCCTGCCGAGCTGTTGGCTGCTGCGATGGCTGCTGGAGCCGGTGTCACGGCCTTCATCGCGGCGCTCTTGATCCAGCGCAAGAGGTAA
- the LOC120664754 gene encoding DNA-binding protein DDB_G0278111-like isoform X1, with translation MADPELEAIRQRRMQELMAQRGGANQQNASQQKAQEDAKQEAEERRQMMLAQILSSEARERLSRIALVKPDKARGVEDVLLRAAQTGGISEKVSEERLISLLEQINTQTTKQTKVTVVSTYFYKMDLVCSRKILTFVNSVAQLAVWRVDQYV, from the exons ATG GCTGACCCTGAGTTGGAAGCTATCAGGCAGAGGAGGATGCAAGAGCTAATGGCACAGCGTGGTGGG GCAAATCAGCAAAATGCAAGCCAACAAAAAGCCCAAGAAGATGCAAAACA GGAAGCTGAGGAACGCAGACAGATGATGCTTGCTCAGATATTATCTTCTGAAGCCAGAGAAAGGC TCTCCCGCATAGCTTTGGTCAAACCTGACAAAGCTAGAGGAGTGGAGGATGTTCTGCTAagagctgctcaaactggtggAATATCTGAAAAG GTATCTGAAGAAAGGCTCATATCACTTCTGGAGCAAATTAACACCCAGACAACGAAGCAAACCAAAGTTACG GTTGTATCGACTTATTTCTATAAAATGGATCTTGTTTGCAGTAGAAAAATCCTCACATTTGTCAATAGTGTAGCACAATTAGCAGTATGGCGGGTGGACCAGTATGTATAG
- the LOC120664754 gene encoding DNA-binding protein DDB_G0278111-like isoform X2, with protein MADPELEAIRQRRMQELMAQRGGANQQNASQQKAQEDAKQEAEERRQMMLAQILSSEARERLSRIALVKPDKARGVEDVLLRAAQTGGISEKVSEERLISLLEQINTQTTKQTKVTIQRRRSVLDDDD; from the exons ATG GCTGACCCTGAGTTGGAAGCTATCAGGCAGAGGAGGATGCAAGAGCTAATGGCACAGCGTGGTGGG GCAAATCAGCAAAATGCAAGCCAACAAAAAGCCCAAGAAGATGCAAAACA GGAAGCTGAGGAACGCAGACAGATGATGCTTGCTCAGATATTATCTTCTGAAGCCAGAGAAAGGC TCTCCCGCATAGCTTTGGTCAAACCTGACAAAGCTAGAGGAGTGGAGGATGTTCTGCTAagagctgctcaaactggtggAATATCTGAAAAG GTATCTGAAGAAAGGCTCATATCACTTCTGGAGCAAATTAACACCCAGACAACGAAGCAAACCAAAGTTACG ATTCAGAGGCGTCGGAGTGTCCTTGATGACGATGATTAG